A region from the Branchiostoma lanceolatum isolate klBraLanc5 chromosome 2, klBraLanc5.hap2, whole genome shotgun sequence genome encodes:
- the LOC136428522 gene encoding kelch-like protein 30, with translation MAWYERYEQQEYRVESEQSEEQLLPTDPDEKETSDEDRVVDFQNRFHGESGFEHLNRQRQTREFTDIVLRVGEEEFPCHRAVLAWNSYFKAMFAHTKEDTVQLEGVSVHVFDKLLNYLYTGKITVTTDDAQDILAAATMFQFDRVVADCEEVFLQNLEAANCLKVLCIADVYSCTRLKERAVSMALEVFQKVLNSKEMLELPADLFIDYISDKKLVVKSEDDAFKVALRWLNNDVNKRVAHLPRILDCLRLTQVKESLLAKLAGHAAVRDLEECQVKIRAARQQQHDSVGGDNCDDFSQVYLREKMSPDVLIVVGGWAVEENLRFSEDEEKITRASSPLGSILCYDLDSGEFYKSTDLPTAAMGYISTVLHKGRLYVTGGMAKIGNSQDMGTSEMFCYDFVSDTWTRLEDMPRARRGHQSIVVDNKLYVLGGHTIEQHYTADCYDIANGCWSPCRSSPQPVSRLSLIKAIEGKLVVLCLRKEQRPAFRGISPREHKTLVLQCYDPATDSWTSEQTATQCDTPLLAFELDGVLYIGSEFYYWQLYQYDVRSESDGLRVLSSQSFPSSEFTVEPEYRTIRMLSGAPAGEPHDMIHRYIFERKGWEKKVKWERDRRRTAHLPFGLLGHCLVVARKTVIGWFCRDLRRFGDPDDQDTSTTSDYEDALAIPDSDYQDTSTTQSNQDTPTSAPDDQHTTAAPDDQDSLPTPDPDIQGTSTQNDHGIPTAAPDDQGISAAPNDQDTSAAPNDLDTSVAPDDQNISTGQNDQGTSVVPDGLDISAAPDDEDTSSAPDNPSEV, from the exons ATGGCTTGGTATGAACGATACGAGCAGCAGGAGTACCGAGTGGAGTCAGAACAGTCTGAGGAACAACTTCTGCCAACCGACCCGGACGAAAAGGAGACGTCAGACGAGGACAGGGTGGTCGACTTTCAGAACCGCTTCCACGGAGAAAGCGGCTTCGAACATTTGAACCGGCAGCGCCAGACCAGGGAGTTTACTGACATCGTGCTAAGG gtggggGAGGAGGAGTTCCCGTGCCACCGCGCGGTACTTGCATGGAACAGTTACTTCAAAGCCATGTTTGCCCACACCAAGGAAGACACCGTGCAACTAGAGGGAGTCAGCGTACACGTGTTTGACAAGCTTCTGAACTATCTGTACACAGGCAAGATAACTGTTACGACAGACGACGCACAG GACATCCTTGCGGCTGCCACCATGTTTCAATTCGACAGGGTGGTAGCAGATTGTGAAGAGGTCTTTTTGCAAAATCTCGAGGCTGCCAACTGTTTGAAGGTTCTGTGTATCGCCGACGTCTACTCGTGCACGAGGCTTAAAGAACGAGCCGTTTCCATGGCGCTGGAGGTTTTCCAGAAGGTTCTCAACTCCAAAGAAATGCTCGAGCTTCCGGCGGACCTTTTCATTGACTACATTTCGGACAAGAAACTCGTCGTCAAGTCGGAAGACGACGCCTTCAAAGTTGCGTTGCGTTGGTTGAATAATGATGTGAACAAACGCGTTGCCCACTTGCCGAGAATTCTGGACTGCCTTCGTCTCACGCAGGTGAAAGAGAGTCTCCTAGCGAAGTTAGCCGGACATGCAGCCGTGCGCGACTTGGAAGAATGTCAGGTGAAGATCAGGGCAGCGAGACAACAGCAGCACGACTCGGTAGGCGGAGACAACTGTGACGACTTCTCACAAGTATATCTGAGAGAAAAGATGTCCCCGGACGTCCTCATTGTGGTTGGAGGGTGGGCAGTAGAAGAAAACCTGAG ATTTTCGGAGGACGAGGAAAAGATTACCCGAGCTTCGTCACCACTGGGGTCGATTCTGTGCTACGACTTGGACAGCGGAGAGTTCTACAAGTCCACAGACCTGCCTACCGCTGCCATGGGATACATCAGCACGGTACTGCACAAGGGAAGGCTGTATGTAACAG GCGGAATGGCGAAAATAGGAAATAGCCAAGACATGGGGACCTCAGAGATGTTTTGCTATGACTTCGTCTCGGACACGTGGACTCGGCTAGAAGACATGCCACGTGCGCGGCGAGGTCACCAGTCCATCGTTGTGGACAACAAACTCTACGTGCTTGGCGGGCACACTATAGAACAGCACTACACAGCGGATTGTTATGACATTGCAAATGGCTGTTGGTCTCCGTGTAGGTCGTCACCCCAACCCGTGTCCCGTCTGTCCTTGATCAAGGCTATTGAGGGGAAGCTTGTGGTTCTGTGTCTGAGAAAAGAGCAGCGTCCCGCCTTCAGGGGCATATCCCCTCGCGAACATAAGACGCTGGTGTTGCAGTGCTACGACCCGGCCACGGACTCGTGGACCTCCGAGCAGACCGCTACCCAGTGCGACACGCCTCTCCTGGCCTTTGAGCTGGACGGGGTGCTGTACATAGGGAGCGAGTTCTACTACTGGCAACTGTATCAGTATGATGTTCGTTCGGAATCCGATGGTTTGCGCGTCCTGAGCTCTCAATCATTTCCAAG TTCGGAGTTCACCGTGGAGCCGGAGTACCGGACTATCCGGATGCTCTCCGGAGCACCGGCCGGAGAACCGCACGACATGATTCACCGGTACATCTTCGAGAGAAAAGGATGGGAAAAG AAGGTGAAATGGGAAAGAGATCGGCGACGCACGGCGCATCTTCCGTTTGGTCTGCTCGGGCACTGCCTGGTGGTGGCTAGGAAAACAGTCATTGGGTGGTTCTGTCGAGACCTGAGGCGCTTCGGTGATCCGGACGACCAAGACACATCGACTACTTCGGACTACGAAGACGCATTGGCTATTCCGGATTCGGATTACCAAGACACTTCAACTACTCAGAGCAACCAAGACACACCGACTTCCGCTCCGGACGACCAACACACAACGGCAGCTCCGGACGACCAAGACTCGTTGCCTACTCCGGATCCTGACATTCAAGGCACTTCTACTCAGAATGACCATGGCATACCGACTGCCGCTCCGGACGACCAAGGCATATCGGCTGCTCCGAACGACCAAGACACATCGGCTGCTCCGAACGACCTGGACACATCGGTTGCACCGGACGACCAAAACATATCGACTGGTCAGAACGACCAAGGCACATCAGTTGTTCCGGACGGCCTAGACATATCGGCTGCTCCGGACGACGAAGACACATCTTCTGCTCCGGATAACCCGTCTGAGGTGTAA
- the LOC136426971 gene encoding neuromedin-U receptor 2-like, which yields MAASPADFGRHDQIQGLTPQYEIRDLPRIQRESRETFRDIQKTPRNTHEIPRDVPHYPAERYFSPYMEFVTFHASALTIMVISVERYYVICKPLHCRETLTGRFIAGVLAVLWPAAFITSLPVLFITQFRQIDSVYLVSSAAVFYFLPIVLLSGCYLVISRTLNKPEAQPSVGQRVAVDIRIRTRKQVTYVLLAVAVLFFICLLPYRTTVLGFIFAPMEMLQLMGSKSVLILIIICRIMVYINSTVNPILYNTTSTNFRSAFKQTIGITTGRKARRGTTEATSTCNNIRTRARTDNSDAVADD from the exons ATGGCGGCCTCGCCGGCGGACTTCGGAAGACACGATCAAATTCAAGGTCTCACGCCACAGTACGAGATTCGGGATTTGCCCCGCATACAGCGGGAGTCCCGCGAAACTTTTCGAGACATCCAGAAAACCCCGCGGAACACACATGAAATCCCGCGGGACGTCCCGCACTATCCTGCGGAAC GCTACTTCTCTCCGTATATGGAGTTCGTGACGTTCCACGCCTCCGCCCTGACCATCATGGTTATCAGTGTGGAGCGCTACTACGTCATCTGCAAGCCGCTCCACTGCAGGGAGACCCTGACGGGCCGTTTCATCGCCGGCGTGCTGGCGGTGCTGTGGCCAGCAGCCTTCATCACCAGTCTGCCTGTTCTGTTCATCACACAGTTCAGACAGATCGACTCT GTGTACCTGGTGTCCAGCGCAGCCGTGTTTTATTTCCTGCCCATCGTGCTGCTGTCCGGCTGCTATCTGGTCATCAGCCGTACTCTGAACAAGCCTGAGGCCCAGCCGTCCGTTGGACAGAGGGTGGCGGTGGACATCCGGATCCGCACCCGTAAGCAGGTGACGTACGTGCTGCTGGCCGTGGCCGTGCTGTTCTTCATCTGCCTCCTGCCCTACCGCACCACCGTGCTCGGCTTCATCTTCGCCCCGATGGAGATGCTGCAGCTGATGGGCAGCAAGAGTGTGCTgatcctcatcatcatctgccGCATCATGGTGTACATCAACTCCACAGTCAACCCCATCCTCTACAACACCACCTCCACCAACTTCCGCAGCGCCTTCAAGCAGACCATCGGCATCACAACTGGGAGAAAGGCCAGACGAGGAACAACAGAAGCGACGTCAACCTGCAACAACATCCGCACGCGCGCACGTACTGATAACTCTGACGCAGTGGCTGATGACTAG
- the LOC136428521 gene encoding histamine N-methyltransferase B-like has protein sequence MAGLLKLGYLPKLSPGRYLAPFRAFISPVETRGKDSLQLLYGSKVPDSTLCEPGADLRVLGIGSGSGDVDSIMLKKLLQRHSSVYNRVVEPSGEMLARYKALVREDTSLGAVKFDWRQQTAEEYFQTKEDTKFHLVHAVHALFDVEEHDATLRKMWEQLSDGGYMFVAMQSDKGDCPRLRSKLWEEFGQGDRLKTSLRTSGDVKQYLDTAGISYVASEDEISVNVTECFRDDSETGKLVLEFLTQTPNVSSEPEIKSMALEYIRSNSSLVDGKIYFKAINEVILAVKDCAKE, from the exons ATGGCAG GGTTGCTGAAGTTGGGATATTTGCCGAAACTCTCTCCAGGGCGGTATTTGGCACCATTTAGAGCCTTTATTTCGCCAGTAGAGACTCGGGGGAAAGATAGTCTCCAGCTGTTGTACGGATCAAAGGTTCCAGACTCTACCCTGTGTGAGCCGGGAGCCGACCTTCGTGTGCTGGGGATAGGGAGTGGATCAG GAGATGTTGACAGCATCATGTTAAAGAAGCTTTTGCAGCGCCACAGCAGTGTGTATAACAGGGTTGTGGAACCGTCGGGAGAAATGCTCGCACGATACAAG GCACTGGTGCGTGAAGACACGAGTCTCGGTGCTGTGAAGTTTGACTGGCGCCAGCAGACAGCGGAAGAGTACTTCCAGACAAAGGAAGACACAAAGTTCCACCTGGTCCACGCAGTCCACGCTCTGTTCGATGTGGAAGAACATGACGCCACCTTGCGGAAGATGTGGGAACAACTTTCGGACGGTGGCTACATGTTTGTTGCCATGCAGTCAG ACAAAGGTGACTGTCCAAGGCTGCGTAGCAAGTTGTGGGAGGAGTTCGGCCAAGGTGACCGTTTGAAGACGTCCCTTCGCACGTCCGGTGACGTCAAACAGTATCTTGACACAGCGGGCATCAGTTACGTCGCCTCAGAGGATGAAATCAGCGTCAACGTTACAGAGTGTTTTAGGGATGACTCCGAGACAGGAAAGTTGGTTCTGGAGTTTTTGACACAAACGCCTAACGTATCCAGCGAGCCAGAAATAAAATCAATGGCCCTGGAGTATATCAGGTCTAACTCGTCATTGGTTGATGGTAAAATCTACTTTAAAGCAATCAACGAAGTTATCCTGGCAGTAAAAGATTGTGCGAAAGAATAG